In the genome of Segatella copri, one region contains:
- a CDS encoding lytic transglycosylase domain-containing protein, with protein MKKIIILAAAMLFSWQGIQAQNDNSDEDNDVITVTDKDGKSEEFEVPVGLEDNLDSLLHLYNTQTYMMADTSCKYRDVNPVFETQVYIDRLKRLPTIIEMPYNEVVQKFIDRYSGKLRRSVSFMLGASNFYMPIFEEALDAYNLPLELKYLPVIESALNPKAVSRVGATGLWQFMLSTGKRYGLEVNTLYDERRDPVKASYAAAHYLRDLYKIYDDWNLVIAAYNCGPAKVNKAIHRAKGETDYWKIYPYLPKETRGYVPAFIAANYIMNYYCDHNICPMVTELPMKTDTVEVNQDVHIEQIAKVLNIDVEHLRNLNPQYRRDIINGSHKPMPVRLPVSLIGAFIDKEDSIFNYRADELLVKRDVVDVNDDEPSYSRSSRSSRSRSSVSSSRSSRNSKSGSRNSRGKKGKKNSKSKGEKSVTIRRGDTLSEIAARNGTTVKKLRKLNKISGNSIRAGKKLKVK; from the coding sequence ATGAAGAAAATCATCATTTTGGCAGCAGCGATGCTGTTTAGCTGGCAGGGCATTCAAGCCCAAAACGACAATTCAGATGAAGATAACGATGTGATTACCGTGACCGACAAGGACGGTAAATCAGAAGAATTTGAAGTGCCTGTAGGTTTGGAAGACAACCTGGATAGCCTACTGCACTTATACAATACTCAGACTTACATGATGGCCGACACCTCGTGCAAGTATCGCGACGTGAACCCAGTGTTTGAAACACAGGTTTACATCGACCGCTTGAAGCGACTGCCTACCATCATCGAAATGCCATACAACGAAGTGGTTCAGAAGTTCATCGACCGCTACAGCGGCAAGCTCCGCCGATCAGTAAGCTTCATGCTCGGCGCCAGCAACTTCTACATGCCTATCTTCGAAGAGGCACTGGATGCCTACAACCTGCCACTGGAGCTGAAATATCTGCCGGTAATCGAGTCGGCGCTCAACCCTAAGGCAGTATCCCGCGTGGGAGCCACCGGACTCTGGCAGTTTATGCTCAGCACCGGAAAACGCTACGGTCTGGAGGTAAATACCCTCTACGACGAGCGACGCGACCCAGTGAAGGCATCCTATGCAGCAGCCCACTATCTGCGCGACCTCTACAAGATCTACGACGACTGGAACCTCGTCATCGCAGCCTACAACTGCGGACCAGCCAAGGTGAACAAAGCTATCCACCGTGCCAAGGGCGAGACAGACTATTGGAAGATCTATCCATACCTGCCAAAGGAGACCCGTGGATACGTGCCAGCCTTCATCGCAGCCAACTACATCATGAACTATTATTGCGACCACAACATCTGTCCGATGGTAACCGAGTTGCCAATGAAGACGGACACCGTGGAAGTGAACCAGGACGTACATATTGAGCAGATAGCCAAGGTGCTGAACATCGACGTAGAGCATCTCCGCAACCTGAACCCGCAATATCGCCGCGACATCATCAACGGAAGCCACAAGCCAATGCCTGTACGCCTTCCGGTTTCGCTCATCGGAGCATTCATCGACAAGGAAGATTCTATCTTCAACTACAGAGCCGACGAACTGCTCGTGAAGCGTGATGTGGTGGATGTGAACGATGACGAGCCAAGCTACAGCCGTTCTTCACGCAGCAGTCGTTCACGCAGCAGCGTTTCATCATCACGCAGCAGCCGCAACAGCAAGTCGGGCAGCCGCAACAGCCGTGGAAAGAAGGGTAAGAAAAACAGCAAGAGCAAGGGCGAAAAGAGCGTAACCATCAGAAGAGGTGATACGCTGTCGGAGATTGCAGCTCGCAACGGAACCACCGTGAAGAAACTGCGCAAGCTCAACAAGATTTCAGGCAACAGCATTCGCGCCGGAAAGAAGCTGAAAGTAAAGTAA
- a CDS encoding MerR family transcriptional regulator → MALNTDKNVKLYYSIKEVSEEVGVSESTLRYWEKEFPFLRPKVSANKVRQYSEKDIEQVKLIYNLIKVKGFKIAAARKYLNQNRTGAEKSSDVLDTLISVRDQLKELKKQLDGLV, encoded by the coding sequence ATGGCATTAAATACAGATAAAAACGTAAAATTGTACTATTCTATCAAGGAAGTATCTGAGGAAGTGGGCGTAAGTGAGTCTACGCTCCGTTATTGGGAGAAGGAGTTTCCGTTCCTCCGTCCGAAGGTTTCTGCCAACAAGGTGCGCCAATATTCCGAGAAGGATATTGAGCAGGTGAAGCTCATCTACAACCTCATCAAGGTGAAGGGCTTCAAGATTGCTGCGGCACGTAAGTATCTGAATCAAAACAGAACGGGTGCCGAGAAGTCGTCTGACGTTCTCGACACCCTGATATCTGTGAGAGACCAGCTTAAGGAGCTCAAGAAGCAGCTCGATGGACTGGTTTAA
- the surE gene encoding 5'/3'-nucleotidase SurE, whose amino-acid sequence MENKKPLVLISNDDGYHANGIKTLVSFLKDWCDLLVVAPESARSGFACAFSATTPLRLKRRHNMGEDVEVWSCSGTPVDCVKLALDQFLKHRRPDLVIGGINHGDNSSVNNHYSGTMGVAKEGCMQHIPSIAFSSCNYDENADLSPLREGVLKVVKMVLEKGLPEYTCLNVNFPAQPPFKGFKACRMTHGSWINEVEHRTHPHGYDYYWMVGDYRNDEPEATDTDQWAVNNGYISITPTKIDVTDYDWIKKFEL is encoded by the coding sequence ATGGAAAATAAGAAACCTTTAGTGTTAATTTCTAATGATGATGGCTATCATGCCAATGGTATTAAAACGCTCGTGAGCTTCCTCAAGGACTGGTGCGACCTGCTGGTTGTGGCTCCCGAAAGTGCCCGCTCCGGATTCGCCTGCGCCTTCTCGGCTACCACGCCGCTGCGCCTCAAGCGACGCCACAACATGGGCGAGGATGTGGAGGTGTGGTCGTGCAGCGGAACACCGGTAGACTGCGTGAAGCTGGCACTCGACCAGTTCTTGAAACATCGCCGTCCCGACCTCGTGATTGGCGGAATCAACCATGGCGATAACTCCAGTGTGAACAACCATTATTCGGGCACCATGGGTGTGGCGAAGGAGGGATGCATGCAGCATATTCCAAGCATAGCCTTCAGCAGTTGCAACTATGATGAGAATGCCGATCTCTCGCCGCTGCGTGAGGGTGTTCTCAAGGTGGTGAAGATGGTGCTCGAGAAGGGCTTGCCTGAATATACCTGCCTGAATGTCAACTTCCCGGCGCAGCCTCCGTTCAAGGGATTCAAGGCTTGCCGAATGACGCATGGATCGTGGATTAACGAAGTGGAGCATCGCACGCACCCGCACGGTTACGACTATTACTGGATGGTGGGCGACTACCGTAATGATGAGCCTGAGGCTACGGATACTGACCAGTGGGCGGTGAACAATGGCTATATTTCCATTACGCCAACCAAGATTGATGTCACAGATTATGATTGGATCAAGAAGTTTGAGTTATGA
- a CDS encoding RelA/SpoT family protein, whose protein sequence is MDDQNLKDLEREQADNKLIGDAFQHLLDTYLSSRHRKKVDIVTKAFNFARQAHKGVRRLSGEPYIMHPIAVAQIACEEMGLGSTSICAALLHDVVEDTDYTVEDISNIFGEKIAQIVDGLTKISGGIFGDKASAQAENFKKLLLTMSDDIRVILIKICDRLHNMRTLESQPANKQYKIAGETLYIYAPLANRLGLNKIKTELENLSFRYDHPQEYANIEHKLADTEAQRDTLFAQFTAPICEVLDKLGVEYKLKARVKSPYSIWNKMQNKHVTFEEIYDILAVRIIVTPKVRANEVNECFNVYVAISQIYKSHPDRLRDWLNHPKANGYQALHVTLMSKQGRWIEVQIRSDRMDEVAEKGFAAHWKYKEGGEYTEDENELNDWLSTIKEILDDPQPDAMDFLDAIKLNLYASEIFVFTPKGEIKTMPANCTALDFAFQIHTFLGSHCIGAKVNHKLVPLSHKLNSGDQVEILTSKSQHVQPDWVNFVSTAKAKSKIMAILRRDSREVQKKGETILTDWLKKNNMEMTNSIVDKLCDFHNIQKHETFFQSIGEHCLILGEKDLDELQGKNKKPKQAAGWRNFIPFLGRNKSKEETAGTVKPQELFVVGKDFNKKKPLILTEENINQFIFPSCCHAIPGDDIMGFIDNKNRIEIHKRSCNIAAKLKSSYGNRIVDAKWDMHKQMLFDATIEIKGIDRKGMLLDVSKIISDQLGINIHKLTISSDNGIFDGTIELRIHDREEVKVIMDKLRTIEDLQEVQRIL, encoded by the coding sequence ATGGACGACCAGAACTTGAAAGACCTAGAAAGAGAGCAAGCCGACAACAAACTGATAGGCGATGCCTTTCAGCATTTGCTCGACACCTACCTCAGCTCGCGACATCGCAAAAAGGTAGATATTGTGACCAAAGCCTTCAACTTCGCCCGACAGGCGCACAAAGGAGTGCGCCGTCTTTCGGGCGAACCCTATATCATGCACCCTATCGCCGTGGCTCAGATAGCCTGCGAGGAAATGGGACTCGGTTCTACCAGCATCTGTGCAGCCCTGCTGCACGATGTGGTGGAAGATACCGACTACACCGTAGAAGATATCAGCAATATCTTCGGCGAAAAGATTGCCCAAATCGTTGACGGACTCACCAAAATCAGTGGTGGAATCTTTGGAGACAAGGCTTCGGCACAGGCTGAGAATTTCAAGAAACTCCTGCTCACCATGAGCGACGATATTCGAGTGATTCTCATCAAAATCTGCGACCGACTGCACAACATGCGCACGCTGGAATCACAGCCTGCCAACAAGCAGTATAAGATTGCCGGCGAAACCTTATACATTTATGCACCACTCGCCAACCGACTCGGTCTCAACAAGATCAAGACCGAGCTGGAGAACCTCAGCTTTCGCTACGACCATCCGCAGGAATACGCCAACATAGAGCATAAGCTTGCTGATACCGAGGCGCAGCGTGACACGCTCTTCGCACAGTTTACAGCCCCAATATGCGAAGTGCTCGACAAATTGGGCGTAGAATACAAGCTCAAGGCACGTGTGAAGAGCCCTTATTCCATTTGGAACAAGATGCAGAACAAGCACGTAACATTTGAAGAAATCTACGACATCCTCGCCGTCCGCATCATCGTAACGCCGAAGGTACGCGCCAACGAGGTAAACGAATGCTTCAATGTGTATGTGGCAATCAGCCAGATATACAAGAGTCACCCCGACCGCCTGCGCGACTGGCTCAACCATCCGAAGGCAAACGGCTATCAGGCCCTGCACGTAACTCTGATGAGCAAGCAGGGACGATGGATTGAAGTGCAGATCCGTTCCGACCGCATGGACGAGGTGGCAGAGAAGGGATTCGCAGCCCACTGGAAATACAAGGAAGGCGGCGAATATACGGAAGACGAAAACGAACTGAACGACTGGCTCAGCACCATCAAGGAAATCCTCGATGACCCGCAACCAGACGCCATGGACTTCCTCGATGCCATCAAGCTCAACCTCTATGCATCAGAAATCTTCGTCTTCACACCTAAGGGTGAAATCAAGACGATGCCAGCCAACTGTACGGCACTCGACTTCGCCTTCCAGATACACACCTTCCTGGGAAGCCACTGCATCGGAGCCAAGGTGAACCACAAGCTGGTGCCTCTGAGCCACAAGCTCAACAGCGGCGACCAGGTAGAGATTCTCACCTCCAAGAGTCAGCACGTGCAACCCGACTGGGTGAACTTCGTCAGCACCGCCAAGGCAAAGAGCAAGATTATGGCAATATTGCGCCGCGACTCACGAGAAGTTCAGAAGAAGGGTGAGACCATCCTTACCGACTGGCTCAAGAAGAACAACATGGAGATGACCAACTCCATCGTGGACAAGCTCTGCGACTTCCACAACATCCAGAAGCACGAAACCTTCTTCCAGTCTATCGGCGAGCATTGCCTGATACTGGGCGAAAAAGACCTCGACGAGCTGCAGGGCAAGAACAAGAAGCCAAAGCAAGCTGCAGGCTGGCGTAATTTCATCCCATTCCTGGGCAGAAACAAGAGTAAGGAAGAAACTGCGGGAACCGTAAAGCCTCAGGAACTCTTCGTGGTGGGCAAGGACTTCAATAAGAAGAAACCACTCATCCTTACTGAGGAAAACATCAACCAGTTTATCTTCCCATCCTGTTGCCACGCTATCCCAGGCGATGACATCATGGGATTCATCGACAATAAGAACCGTATCGAGATTCACAAGCGTTCCTGCAACATTGCAGCCAAACTGAAATCAAGCTACGGCAACCGCATCGTGGATGCCAAGTGGGATATGCACAAGCAGATGCTCTTCGATGCAACCATCGAAATCAAGGGTATCGACCGCAAGGGCATGCTCCTCGACGTGAGCAAGATTATCAGCGACCAGCTGGGCATCAACATCCACAAGCTCACCATCAGCAGCGACAACGGTATCTTCGACGGAACCATCGAACTGCGTATTCACGACCGTGAGGAAGTGAAGGTGATTATGGATAAGCTCAGAACCATAGAGGATCTGCAGGAAGTGCAGAGAATCCTGTAA
- a CDS encoding DUF5683 domain-containing protein, with protein sequence MLAASLNASAQKQKAKAEVAVPAFAASDSARLATQEAKLSVDSAITSQDSMNLAKLNTSLQPVQKKKRDWTTWKPEAKRAMWLALVLPGAGQIYNRKYWKLPIIYGGFVGCAYAITWNNQMYHDYSQAYLDIMDDDPNTQSYNQFLHLGATIDASNIERYKEIFRKRKDKFRRWRDMGTFVMIGIYAFSVIDAYVDASLSEFDISDDLSLRVEPAVLNNGRSANPLRSGTLGVQCSLTF encoded by the coding sequence ATGCTGGCAGCCTCGCTCAATGCTTCCGCACAGAAGCAGAAGGCGAAGGCCGAAGTGGCCGTACCTGCCTTCGCAGCCTCCGACTCAGCCCGGCTGGCTACCCAGGAGGCCAAGCTCTCGGTGGATTCTGCCATCACCAGCCAGGACAGCATGAATCTGGCCAAGCTCAACACATCGTTGCAGCCTGTGCAAAAGAAGAAACGCGACTGGACCACCTGGAAGCCTGAGGCTAAAAGAGCCATGTGGCTCGCCCTGGTACTGCCGGGTGCAGGACAGATCTACAATCGCAAATACTGGAAGCTACCTATTATATATGGAGGCTTCGTGGGCTGCGCCTACGCCATCACCTGGAACAACCAGATGTATCACGACTATTCGCAAGCCTACCTCGACATCATGGACGACGACCCGAACACGCAGAGCTACAACCAGTTTCTGCACCTGGGAGCCACCATCGATGCCTCGAACATAGAACGCTACAAGGAGATATTCCGCAAGCGTAAAGACAAATTCCGCCGCTGGAGAGATATGGGAACCTTCGTGATGATAGGCATCTACGCCTTCTCCGTCATCGATGCCTACGTGGACGCATCCCTCTCGGAATTCGACATCTCCGACGACCTCAGCCTCAGAGTGGAACCGGCTGTGCTCAACAACGGACGCTCTGCCAACCCGCTGCGTTCGGGAACCCTGGGAGTGCAATGCTCCCTCACTTTCTAA
- a CDS encoding ParB/RepB/Spo0J family partition protein: protein MAVHKKFNNGMKSNALGRGLDALISTEGVRTQGSSTINEIPLDQIEANPNQPRREFDEESLQELADSIRAIGIIQPITLRQIAENHFQIIAGERRWRASQLAGLTAIPAYIRTISDENVMEMALVENIQRQDLNAIEIALAYEHLMENEGMTQEKVSERVGKSRAAIANYLRLLKLPAQVQMALQKKEIDMGHCRALLALDSPSLQIKLFKEIQKNGYSVRKVEEMVQRLKNGEDVESGKKTITAKAQVPEEFAMLRDRLSSFLNTKVQFSCSAKGKGKISIPFANEEELEHIMNVFDKLKQE, encoded by the coding sequence ATGGCAGTACATAAGAAATTCAATAACGGCATGAAGAGCAATGCCCTGGGACGCGGTCTCGATGCCCTCATATCAACCGAGGGGGTCCGCACGCAGGGCAGCAGCACCATCAACGAGATTCCGCTCGACCAGATTGAGGCTAACCCCAACCAGCCCCGAAGAGAGTTTGACGAGGAAAGCTTGCAGGAACTGGCTGACAGCATCCGTGCCATCGGCATTATCCAGCCCATCACCCTGCGACAGATAGCAGAGAATCACTTCCAGATCATTGCAGGTGAGCGCCGCTGGAGAGCCTCCCAGCTGGCGGGTCTAACAGCCATTCCAGCCTATATCCGCACCATCAGCGACGAGAACGTGATGGAGATGGCGCTCGTGGAGAACATCCAGCGCCAGGACCTCAACGCCATAGAAATCGCTCTGGCTTACGAACATCTGATGGAAAACGAGGGAATGACCCAGGAGAAAGTTTCAGAACGCGTGGGCAAGAGCCGTGCTGCCATCGCCAACTATCTGAGACTCCTGAAGCTGCCTGCACAGGTGCAGATGGCACTGCAGAAGAAGGAAATCGACATGGGCCACTGCCGTGCACTGCTCGCCCTGGACAGTCCTTCACTGCAGATCAAACTCTTCAAGGAAATCCAGAAAAACGGATACTCCGTAAGAAAGGTGGAAGAGATGGTGCAGCGACTCAAGAACGGAGAAGACGTGGAGAGCGGCAAGAAGACCATCACAGCCAAGGCACAGGTGCCAGAGGAGTTTGCCATGCTCAGAGACCGCCTCTCTTCCTTCCTCAACACCAAGGTGCAGTTCTCCTGCTCTGCCAAGGGCAAGGGAAAAATCAGCATCCCCTTTGCCAACGAAGAGGAGCTGGAGCACATCATGAATGTTTTCGATAAACTGAAACAAGAATAA
- a CDS encoding phosphatidate cytidylyltransferase has product MTDKQKNLVIRSITGVLFVACMVSCFLNPRAMIFLFALITGLSIWEYCGLVNQKEDICVNRFITTVAGVYFFLAVAGFRTGIVSNFVVFVPYLLTIVYLFIAELYTGNKNAINDWAYTMLSQMYIALPFSMINVLAFETSAFDGQIHYDMLLPLSIFIFLWTNDTGAYCSGSLFGKHKLFPRISPAKSWEGSIGGGIFVIIAAIIIGYIANDGAAHRLSIPGWVGLGVVVAFFGTWGDLVESLFKRTLGVKDSGTILPGHGGMLDRFDSSLMAIPAAVIYLYTLQLFG; this is encoded by the coding sequence ATGACTGATAAACAAAAAAATCTAGTAATAAGATCCATCACAGGCGTACTCTTCGTCGCCTGTATGGTATCTTGCTTCCTGAATCCCAGGGCGATGATTTTCCTCTTCGCCCTGATTACAGGACTAAGCATTTGGGAGTATTGCGGACTGGTAAACCAGAAGGAAGACATCTGCGTAAACCGCTTCATCACCACCGTGGCAGGCGTATATTTCTTCCTAGCCGTGGCAGGTTTCCGCACCGGCATCGTGAGCAACTTCGTGGTATTCGTACCTTATCTGCTCACCATCGTGTATCTTTTCATTGCAGAGCTCTACACGGGCAACAAGAATGCCATCAACGACTGGGCCTACACCATGCTTTCACAGATGTATATTGCCCTGCCATTCTCGATGATTAACGTTTTGGCGTTCGAGACTTCGGCATTCGACGGTCAGATACATTACGACATGCTCTTGCCTTTGAGCATCTTCATCTTCCTTTGGACCAACGATACGGGTGCTTACTGCAGCGGTTCGCTTTTCGGCAAACACAAGCTGTTTCCCCGCATCAGTCCGGCAAAGAGTTGGGAGGGCAGCATCGGCGGCGGCATTTTCGTGATTATCGCAGCCATCATCATCGGTTACATTGCCAATGATGGTGCAGCCCATCGCCTGAGCATTCCTGGCTGGGTGGGTCTTGGAGTGGTTGTAGCCTTCTTCGGCACCTGGGGCGACCTGGTAGAGAGTCTCTTCAAGCGTACGCTGGGTGTGAAGGATAGCGGAACCATCCTGCCAGGCCATGGCGGCATGCTCGACCGTTTCGATTCATCGCTCATGGCAATACCGGCAGCGGTGATTTATCTCTACACCCTCCAGCTTTTCGGATAA
- a CDS encoding pectinesterase family protein, whose protein sequence is MKQIFLSMMMMLTMLPIAAANKYDNPDTLVVSRDGTGEFRTIDEAIEVCRAFMDYTKVIYVKKGVYKEKLIIPTWLTNITICGEDRDQTIITWDDHANILMPIGGLDSEAAAKGKKMGTFRTYTLKVQGNYITLKNITIENNAAKLGQAVSLHIEGDHILVQNCRLLGNQDTVYTGRAGSRIAFYDCYIEGTTDFIFGPSLAWFENCEIHSKADSYITAASSPAGQKYGYVFNKCKLTAAEGVKKVYLGRPWRPFAKTLFMNCEMGSHIRPEGWHNWNNPKNEETAEYSEYKNHGPGAATKGRVAWSHQLSKKEAGKVTIAEVFGEEAW, encoded by the coding sequence ATGAAACAGATTTTCTTATCAATGATGATGATGTTGACGATGCTGCCTATAGCAGCTGCCAACAAGTATGACAACCCAGATACCCTGGTAGTATCCCGTGACGGAACAGGCGAATTCCGCACCATCGACGAAGCCATCGAAGTGTGCCGCGCCTTCATGGACTACACCAAGGTAATCTATGTAAAGAAGGGAGTTTACAAGGAGAAGCTCATCATCCCAACCTGGCTCACCAACATCACCATCTGCGGTGAAGACCGTGACCAGACTATCATCACCTGGGATGACCACGCCAACATCCTGATGCCTATCGGCGGTCTTGACTCCGAGGCAGCAGCCAAAGGCAAGAAGATGGGCACCTTCCGAACCTATACCCTCAAAGTGCAGGGCAATTATATCACGCTGAAGAATATCACCATCGAGAACAATGCCGCCAAGCTGGGACAGGCTGTATCTCTCCACATCGAAGGCGATCATATTCTGGTGCAGAACTGCCGACTCCTGGGAAATCAGGACACCGTATATACAGGCAGAGCAGGCTCGCGCATCGCCTTCTACGACTGCTACATCGAAGGAACCACCGATTTCATCTTCGGTCCTAGCCTGGCATGGTTTGAGAATTGCGAGATTCACAGCAAGGCCGACAGCTACATTACAGCCGCATCAAGCCCAGCCGGTCAGAAATACGGCTATGTGTTCAACAAGTGCAAACTCACTGCAGCCGAAGGTGTAAAGAAGGTGTATCTAGGCCGTCCTTGGCGTCCGTTCGCCAAGACACTCTTCATGAATTGCGAGATGGGCAGCCACATCCGTCCTGAGGGTTGGCACAACTGGAACAACCCTAAGAACGAAGAAACGGCAGAATATAGCGAGTACAAGAACCATGGTCCAGGTGCCGCCACCAAGGGCAGAGTAGCCTGGAGCCATCAGCTGAGCAAGAAAGAGGCAGGCAAGGTTACTATCGCCGAGGTTTTCGGCGAAGAAGCGTGGTAA
- a CDS encoding ParA family protein, with protein sequence MGKIIALANQKGGVGKTTTTINLAASLATLEKTVLVIDADPQANASSGLGVNLGEVECSLYECIIDHADIRDAIYTTDIDGLDIVPSHIDLVGAEIEMLNLKNRERVIKNLLEPIRNDYDYILIDCSPSLGLITVNSLTAADSVVIPVQCEYFALEGISKLLNTIKIIKSKLNPKLEIEGFLLTMYDSRLRLANQIYDEVKRHFQELVFKTVIQRNVKLSESPSHGLPVILYDAESNGARNHLALAKEIINRNS encoded by the coding sequence ATGGGAAAAATAATCGCATTAGCTAATCAGAAAGGTGGTGTCGGAAAGACCACTACGACCATCAACCTGGCAGCATCGCTCGCCACACTGGAGAAGACGGTGCTTGTCATCGACGCCGACCCGCAGGCGAACGCATCCAGCGGACTGGGCGTTAACCTTGGCGAAGTGGAATGTTCGCTCTACGAATGCATCATCGACCATGCAGACATCCGGGATGCTATCTATACCACCGACATCGACGGTCTCGACATCGTGCCAAGCCACATCGACCTCGTGGGTGCTGAGATAGAAATGCTCAACCTGAAAAATCGAGAAAGGGTCATCAAGAACCTGCTCGAACCCATCCGCAACGATTACGACTACATACTCATAGATTGCTCGCCTTCATTGGGACTCATCACCGTGAACTCGCTCACCGCAGCCGACAGCGTTGTCATCCCAGTGCAATGCGAGTATTTTGCGCTAGAAGGTATCAGCAAACTGCTCAACACCATCAAGATCATCAAGAGCAAGCTGAACCCGAAACTGGAAATAGAGGGATTCCTGCTCACGATGTACGACAGCCGCCTGCGCCTTGCCAACCAGATTTACGACGAGGTGAAGCGCCACTTCCAGGAACTGGTGTTCAAGACGGTGATTCAGCGCAACGTGAAGCTGAGCGAAAGTCCGAGCCACGGACTCCCCGTCATCCTCTACGATGCAGAGAGCAACGGTGCCAGAAACCATCTGGCATTGGCGAAGGAAATTATCAACAGAAACAGTTAG